The region AGCATTCAAAGTATCTTGAATTTATCCATAGAATACTctcaagtaaataaaaaaaaatataggtgtcattgtttttagttttttaaatgctaaatgaaaagtgaaaagtCACGtcgtaaatttattaaaaaaaaaatatcatccaATTCAGTAACGTGAAAGTTTGATAATGTCATGGAAGAAATTTTAGGTGATGGCGTGCgttaatgtttattattattttaaggaCTGTTTAACTTTTGGATAACGACGATTCCATGCGTTAAGCTTGCATCATATGTTTTAACTTTACCTAAAACTCCACATTTCTtggatttttaattattttaacataaacgTAATATACTGAATTGATTATGATAAGCATACATAAACAAAAGTATAGAAGTTTGAATAAAGAATATCTCGTAAACTTAAGTTTCGTAAAAATAGAGAGTTTATTATGATGTGAGTAAAAATGTTGATATTAATAATGCATTTTTAGTTGATATTACTATTTAATAAGTATTACTAgccaaaaattaattaaaaataataatcaacatGGTGCTTCATTTTCAAATATTGGAAGGGTCGGTGAGAAAAAAGAACTAGATATATGCTTGGGTTGGACAACTACTTAAAAAATAGTTTCGAGAGTTAAATGTGGTTTTAAGAGaatacttttgtattttttattaagatatataaagcttttgtttttttatccgaaattacttttaaaaaagtttgaacgataatttaatttactatataacttttttattaaacttcttCAACCGAGTATGTCTTAAACTGGTTCTCAAatgatatttaagaaaatttaaaatcatttttttttcataaacaaaactTAGTTTATATGAACTTATTATAAAAGCGTAATTTATAGaacatctttttatttaatttttcaacttcttttatgttttatgtagGCTGATTTTAAcctataaacaatttttttttctttccaaaaattctaataaaaataactcaTAAAACATATAGTAACTTGTTAATGTACattgaatttgaaataattgttttcaaaCACCGATTGAAGGATATGCGAGCTAAAATCCAAACGTTAACAGAAAAGTGATGAAATCCCACGAGTCCAgttattatgatattaaatagaAAGGTTGTGTCTTTTCtgtaagttatatatttttggtttatgAGTAAGTATTTAATCTAACAATTGGTtttagagattttttttaactttttgaagtGTTTCTTTAAACAATGTAATAAAGAATATTTacagtaatttttgttttaaagtaaatacaaaaaagtatacgaaaagaaaatttgaaaaaaaattgattgattattttgattttttgttgtttctgaAACAGAATATGAATAATCTATTATACCAccatttaattgattaaatataaaTCGCAGAGGTAAGATAATTAATTGTTTACCAAATAATTGATTAGACACGATTGTATGTTTAGAAAAACGATAAGATAatagattattattaaaaataattaattgctTATGTAAactgataattaattaatatgttttaaaaaccAATGTGTTGACATGATAATACAAcgaaatgattaatttttttattaattattagatattaattaaatttatagactaaaactacataaaaaaataataaatgaaaaacaaaaatgaataccGATAAAATAGAATTGGTGGCAGTGTACGTGTGCATTTCTGTAGTGAAGGGCTGGGTAGGCCCAATTCATTGGTTTGGGCCTAACTAGTGATCCAATTTGTTCCAGGATATAGTAAATAGcaacaataataagaaattttatttcattttattttttttaaattaaatatattttggtttctaaatttatatataaaattaaaatttgtcactttttaatagtttatataaaattcatCTTTATAATTCTGAAATGTATTCTATATTGGATGGTGTTAATTTCTTTATAAGTTATGTAACAGAAGAAATAACTGGATTAGAAAGTGTGCCAACACATGGACGTCACGtctaacttaaaaaaaatcagtttttctcttttcttttaaaagtgatttttaataaaataatttttttattaaagaaatataattgagatattttttaaaaggtcAAACtcaattaacattttattaaaaacggaTAGTGAATATCATAGGGACACATTTCAACTTGactaattaaatcttttaaaagtaattttatttttttttttgataaataaattttatttaattcttaaatatgtgattttttaaaaattatttatttcaaaaacgcTCATTtgaataagataatatttattttacaatatgcAGTGTTTACCTGGCCATGCAaaggatgatttttttttcttctataatttAAACATTTGTCTTGTGTTATTCTTCTTATATTGTTCCATAATAGAGTTATATGATTTCAGTTTAtttgttgagtttttttttattttctattaaatattaaaaacatactattttaatattttaaagataattttaataaattttaaaatttcaaaattagtggttatcacacaacaaagaaacAACGAGAAGAACCAATAGAGAATCTAATCAGCATATATCAAACACACCCTTATAATATAATTGCAACTTATTGTTGGctacatttaatattattaatcaatTGAAAAGTATTCATAGTTattgcataaataaataaatttactatCAATAACAAATgtaattacataataatatatgaaaaatttacaCTATCAATACattacaattaaatttatttactagGTACATAGCAGCACAATATAACTTGTTAAAAGCAATAACAAAATACTCAAATTAGAAAGCCGACAAACTTAAAGAcagtttcatttcaatttttttttttcagttaaagtgaatttattattttatattattttaataattacttgaCAATTTATCACTTTTAGAATAGAATACTAGCAtagaaaatttataacaaatccATAAATTGTTAGAATTTATTATTGAAGTATTAAAACTGCTAAactatattatatttctatttaatcaTAGTATTGTTTGCGGCATAACTCAACGATACAGAGTACTGCAAACATCTCTCACATAATCGATACAACTGTTTCTTGCACTCTTTGACAAGAACCACAATCGAAAGTAAGGAGACAAAAATGGTACTGCACAAACCTATGTATGTACAAACGAACTTATGTTGAGGAACAAGGACATAGAAGACTCATGCAACACCATCAGCAATACTCAGATCCTATTTGAAGTAATATCCTATGAGATGAATGTAGCCAAAATCATTTGTAAGTTGTAACTAGCTGGTCTACTACTCATGATTATTTTTGGAGAAAACTGAGATGTCAATACCGTCTCCTAGACAAGAAAAACTCATAATCAGGATGTCTGTTAGTACATGATAGCTTCCCCTTGTTGACCACAGCTCTTGCCATCAGAGATGCTGTTTCCTCAAGTGTCTTCAAACGTTCTCTCAGGACTAAAGAAGGGTCTAAGCCCACCATTTGTGCTGCTTCTGCAGAGTGCTTCAGCTTGAACCAGCACTCTCCCTGTTCATATCACACATCAAGCTCTGATTTTGAATGCATGGAAGAATAAGATGGAAAATAATTCATACCAGGACATTGTAGCTTTGAAGACCGACAGCTGGAGATACTATGGAAGAAGCTGATGGTGGCAAATCTGAAGCTGTTCTTCTACGAACCAAATGTCCAAGTGAATGGTAAGTCAAAAAAGATGCACGAAAGTTGCCATCCGGTATGCGGTAAATAGGATACCATGCAACTGAGAACCTGCAAATGAGGTGTTCTTAGTGCTACCATTTCAAACATCACTTCAAATTaagtcaagaaaaaaaaaacttggggTTATCTGATATGGAAGATGCAATCACATTTTCTTCAATATAGTTGACATGAGGATCACTTACCAAGAGCATGGGTGAAGATCTCGCAGCTTTATTGAATCCAGTTTTGTTGGGTCCCCATATGTTGAAGATTGGATTGGCATATTTCCTCTAACCAGTTCTTGTATTCTGAAAGAAGATcgaaatcaaattaaaaatgcaacAGAGAGAGAAGATCAAAGTCTATTgtgatattattaaaattagtcagTATAATATAATCTGTCAAGGAACACACGAAATGCCAGGGATCATCTATTTCAGAAAACATAAGACAGATAGGTAGACTGAAAACCCTTATGTCTGATGACAAAGGAAAAAATCTTACTTCTCATAAAGAGGCTGTCTTTGTTGAGGTtgttcaaattcaaaatattcaaaaagaaGTTCTAAATCACCAGAGCACATTGAGTTGATACACGGAATAGATCCATTACTGATAGAAGCATTCTCCTTTGGTGTTTCAATGCTTGCATCCTGATCACGAGGCTGAGGAAAGAGAACAGAAAATATTGAATGTTCAGTGGCAGTAGATGAGTTTTCTGAAGTATCAAACATTTGACATGCCTCTGAAACCTCACAATCTGAAAGCTTGTCACTGCTATATACACATTGATTTTCATGGTTCTTAAACAGCTGAACTGCTGATAAAGAAGGGACAAAATACGCGCGGAATGGAAAATCACCATCACCAACTTGTCTCTTTGGATTCTCATGATCCAGAGCACTTATCTCTAATCCATAGCTACCATGTTTCTCATACCACTGCCACAGGCATCCCAAAGACAGGTTAGGAATCTCGTGTCTGCACAGTGAGACACCACCAGCATGGTTGCGTGAGCAGGTTGAACAACTGAATGAATCAACTGAACTACAAATCACAGGACTACCATAATGAAGTAGTCTTTCAAACTCTGCAACTGGGCCACCTGTAGCCACATGCACCGCTTCACAAGCTAGTTGTGCCCTACATGCATCATTCACAGCTTGGAATATTCTGTAAGAATCCTTTTCTAACATTTCTTGTTTTATACTTTCGTTAAACATGTGATTAGAAACTTCTTGCTTGACCCTGTGCTGTGTCAATGTAAATGCAACCTGGTCACCCAATTTTTGGTTCTCACCCTCACCTACAATGGACACATTGTTGTAAATCTCGCCATTTGATGTTCTGCTTGCATTTAGTGAAGAATCCTTACTTTCAGAAGAGGCCACTTCTGGTTCAACACTGCTTTCACGGTTAATATTGTTCATAGAGGATGCATCAGAATAATCTGGTGGTGAAATATTAGATTCTGATTTTTCAAACCCTGTATCTTTTTTCCCAACTGGTATCCATTTCCAGAGGGTGGTTCCAGAGTACTGGTTTTGTGCATTGTAGTCTGCAGAAGAAACTTCTTTCTCTGTTTGACCAACCTCATCACCTTCAAGATTGCAAGAATCTGGAGACAGCTCCACAGACATATTTGATTGATTCACATTCTCACTTGGCATTACTAATGAGCTATCCTCACTATCTATACTTTCCTTGTTTGTGTTTGCAACAGTATGGCAGGCACTATTTTTTGGATCTGACTCTTCCAGATGAAATTCTGCACTGTGAATTTTTTCAGATGTTACATGTTCAACCCCATTGGTCTTGACCCCGTCCATCAAGCAGTGAACATCAGAATTATATCCAGAGTCATTCTTCAGTCCATGCTGATCAATTTCCTGAGTTGAGATATGCAACACATCATTCTGTTCAGCACCAACCTTCCCATGATCATTTGACAAAGACCTGTTAAATTGCAAAGTCTTCCTGGAATAATTGCTCTGTCCCTTTTTTGATACCAAGTCCATTTTAACTTTAGATTTCTTACcaattttacttttcatttgtTTCTTATCCTCAGTTTTTGATACACAGTTCACACCAACAGGATTACATTCTTTGATAACCGATGGATCCTTTTCCACAGTAGAAGCAAGTTGTGACAATGTAGTGTTTACTTTCTTTAAATCACCGCCACATTCATCAGAACTATTCTTCTGAACTTTTTGCCACACAGAATGACTGTTTTCCTTCCCTTTTCGACCGTGCAACATTCCAACACCCCCATATTTGTTTAAACCTGAACTGTTCGACATAGCTCTCTTCTGCTTAACTCTCTTATCATTACTGATGCAACTTTTACCACTGTTCATAATCCCATCAATATGTTCACTGTTATTGTGAATACCATTCGTCAagttttgacaaaaataatatcCGTCTCCAGAATCTGAAGTGGTTGTGCAATTTGACTTGTTGGACTGTTTTCCTATATCATCTGTGTTTATACTTCCATCACTTCTGGAACCAACTGAAACCGAATCTAGCACTAAAGAGTCTTGTATATCATTAAAACTGCATGGC is a window of Vigna unguiculata cultivar IT97K-499-35 chromosome 4, ASM411807v1, whole genome shotgun sequence DNA encoding:
- the LOC114182041 gene encoding uncharacterized protein LOC114182041 — encoded protein: MVKLFQSLIRCAIISFNFEPDGTWRIVALPGQCLSYINLAAGVNMDGVQLLVSPPLNRLKIDQCKGPRVPLPSYAYSAKPCTKKAFTTSNVHRRCQNKIATRASNLNELPNNSSSQSSLVCSPGLFPDTSAEVNSSDNYASNSKEDDKSLKKNSRKRARKKFRRSKKKSSDSGSTERDVLTEEFVCPSLTSETCSSNVGDKEGVAEFLTSDDRLIKSDCDRIEMNENIKVMEAPNNSNSYLDQEAMSKDSADIIQSSAGECVTFESKNRLKGRGSEQVIDREIKNIQHAQPCSFNDIQDSLVLDSVSVGSRSDGSINTDDIGKQSNKSNCTTTSDSGDGYYFCQNLTNGIHNNSEHIDGIMNSGKSCISNDKRVKQKRAMSNSSGLNKYGGVGMLHGRKGKENSHSVWQKVQKNSSDECGGDLKKVNTTLSQLASTVEKDPSVIKECNPVGVNCVSKTEDKKQMKSKIGKKSKVKMDLVSKKGQSNYSRKTLQFNRSLSNDHGKVGAEQNDVLHISTQEIDQHGLKNDSGYNSDVHCLMDGVKTNGVEHVTSEKIHSAEFHLEESDPKNSACHTVANTNKESIDSEDSSLVMPSENVNQSNMSVELSPDSCNLEGDEVGQTEKEVSSADYNAQNQYSGTTLWKWIPVGKKDTGFEKSESNISPPDYSDASSMNNINRESSVEPEVASSESKDSSLNASRTSNGEIYNNVSIVGEGENQKLGDQVAFTLTQHRVKQEVSNHMFNESIKQEMLEKDSYRIFQAVNDACRAQLACEAVHVATGGPVAEFERLLHYGSPVICSSVDSFSCSTCSRNHAGGVSLCRHEIPNLSLGCLWQWYEKHGSYGLEISALDHENPKRQVGDGDFPFRAYFVPSLSAVQLFKNHENQCVYSSDKLSDCEVSEACQMFDTSENSSTATEHSIFSVLFPQPRDQDASIETPKENASISNGSIPCINSMCSGDLELLFEYFEFEQPQQRQPLYEKIQELVRGNMPIQSSTYGDPTKLDSIKLRDLHPCSWFSVAWYPIYRIPDGNFRASFLTYHSLGHLVRRRTASDLPPSASSIVSPAVGLQSYNVLGECWFKLKHSAEAAQMVGLDPSLVLRERLKTLEETASLMARAVVNKGKLSCTNRHPDYEFFLSRRRY